The Cellulosilyticum sp. I15G10I2 genome has a segment encoding these proteins:
- a CDS encoding carbohydrate ABC transporter permease, which yields MDKTQTVNKVWQIVFVVLIALFMGIIIFPFFWILVTSIKPTSEIFGEGAYAIYAGKAVGDHYQTVIFEKQILRAVLNSFVVAATTMVYVVSISILAAYAISRFNFKGKNILLGLILVISMFPQMIVVGPIYNLFTSLNLTNSYFVVLPYSTITLPAAVWIMVTHFNKIPLAIEESAKIDGATPFETLTKVVFPLAAPGVFTTAIITFIAAWNEYLLTITLNTNKEYHTVPVAVSFLRSQFSILWGQVSAATVVVTIPTLVIVLLFQKQIVSGLISGAVKE from the coding sequence ATGGATAAGACGCAAACGGTTAATAAAGTGTGGCAAATCGTATTTGTTGTATTAATTGCACTTTTTATGGGTATTATCATATTCCCATTCTTTTGGATACTGGTAACATCAATAAAACCTACAAGTGAAATTTTTGGTGAGGGTGCTTATGCGATTTATGCTGGGAAAGCAGTTGGAGACCATTATCAAACAGTTATTTTTGAGAAACAGATTCTTCGAGCCGTTTTAAATAGTTTTGTAGTAGCTGCTACTACTATGGTGTATGTTGTAAGTATATCGATTCTAGCAGCTTATGCCATCTCACGATTTAATTTTAAAGGAAAAAACATCCTGCTTGGACTTATACTTGTTATTTCTATGTTTCCGCAGATGATCGTAGTAGGTCCGATCTATAACTTATTTACTTCACTTAATCTTACAAACAGTTATTTTGTGGTGTTGCCCTATTCTACGATTACTTTGCCAGCAGCAGTCTGGATCATGGTAACTCACTTTAATAAGATACCGCTAGCTATAGAAGAATCAGCCAAGATAGATGGGGCAACACCCTTTGAGACATTGACAAAAGTAGTCTTTCCGCTTGCTGCACCAGGGGTATTTACAACAGCCATCATTACTTTTATTGCAGCATGGAACGAGTATCTTTTAACGATTACACTTAATACGAACAAAGAATATCATACAGTACCGGTAGCAGTATCTTTTTTAAGGAGTCAATTTTCAATACTATGGGGCCAGGTATCAGCGGCAACTGTTGTTGTAACCATACCTACGCTTGTTATTGTACTCTTGTTCCAAAAACAAAT